Proteins co-encoded in one Paracoccus aestuarii genomic window:
- a CDS encoding urease subunit gamma, which translates to MNLTPREREKLMVSVAAMVARNRLARGVRLNHPEAIALITDFVVEGARDGRSVADLMQAGAHVIRADQCMPGIPGMIESVQVEATFPDGTKLVTVHHPIRDEAPE; encoded by the coding sequence ATGAACCTTACCCCCCGCGAACGCGAGAAGCTGATGGTCTCGGTCGCCGCCATGGTGGCGCGCAACCGCCTGGCCCGCGGCGTCAGGCTGAACCATCCCGAGGCCATCGCCCTGATCACCGATTTCGTGGTCGAGGGCGCCCGCGACGGCCGCTCGGTCGCCGATCTGATGCAGGCGGGCGCGCATGTGATCCGCGCCGATCAATGCATGCCCGGCATCCCCGGCATGATCGAATCGGTCCAGGTCGAGGCGACCTTTCCCGACGGCACCAAGCTGGTGACCGTGCATCACCCGATCCGCGACGAGGCCCCCGAATGA
- a CDS encoding urease accessory protein UreD → MDARPPVTQMQRSQGAAQVVMGRRGLIDLAQRGSAKAMLPRMTAGLPEIVFLNTSGGLASGDRLEFGVTLRPGTAALATTQTAERAYRAEGPPAQARVTLTLGADARLDWLPQETILYDGARLDRVTLVDLAPGASCLMIEMLVLGRLAMGERPTRIALSDRRVIRRAGRILHHDALALDDAALSRLSNHALTGGRPAMASLVLAAPDAPDRLAALRAVLDEPGVDAAASAPPGRLVLRALAGDGWPLRRQIARALAALRPDPLPRTWQV, encoded by the coding sequence TTGGACGCCCGCCCCCCCGTGACCCAGATGCAGCGCAGCCAAGGCGCGGCGCAAGTCGTCATGGGCCGACGCGGGCTGATCGATCTGGCGCAGCGCGGATCAGCCAAGGCGATGCTGCCGCGCATGACCGCGGGCCTGCCCGAGATCGTGTTCCTGAACACCTCGGGCGGGCTGGCCTCGGGCGACCGGCTGGAATTCGGCGTGACCCTGCGCCCGGGCACCGCCGCCTTGGCCACCACCCAGACCGCCGAACGCGCCTATCGCGCCGAAGGCCCCCCGGCGCAGGCCCGCGTCACCCTGACCCTGGGCGCCGATGCCCGCCTCGACTGGCTGCCGCAGGAGACGATCCTCTATGACGGCGCGCGGCTGGACCGGGTGACCTTGGTCGATCTGGCCCCCGGCGCCAGCTGCCTGATGATCGAGATGCTGGTCCTGGGCCGTCTGGCCATGGGCGAGCGCCCGACCCGCATCGCGCTGAGCGACCGGCGCGTGATCCGGCGGGCGGGCCGCATCCTGCATCACGACGCGCTGGCCTTGGACGATGCGGCGCTGTCGCGGCTGTCGAACCATGCGCTGACCGGCGGGCGGCCTGCGATGGCCAGCCTGGTGCTGGCCGCGCCCGACGCGCCCGACCGGCTGGCGGCGCTGCGCGCGGTCCTGGACGAACCCGGCGTGGATGCCGCCGCATCCGCCCCGCCGGGGCGGCTGGTCCTGCGCGCGCTGGCGGGCGACGGCTGGCCTTTGCGCCGACAGATCGCCCGCGCGCTGGCCGCGCTGCGCCCCGACCCCCTTCCCCGAACCTGGCAGGTGTGA
- a CDS encoding urease subunit beta codes for MTHPVPGQIITPDGQIALNAGRRTITLMIANTGDRPIQVGSHYHFAETNPALDFDREAARGMRLAIPAGTAVRFEPGQSREVTLVDYAGDRIVHGFRGRIGGAL; via the coding sequence ATGACCCATCCCGTCCCCGGCCAGATCATCACCCCCGACGGCCAGATCGCCCTGAATGCGGGCCGCCGCACCATCACGCTGATGATCGCCAATACCGGCGACCGCCCGATCCAGGTCGGCAGCCATTACCATTTCGCCGAGACCAACCCCGCGCTGGATTTCGACCGCGAGGCCGCGCGCGGCATGCGCCTGGCCATCCCCGCAGGCACCGCCGTCCGGTTCGAGCCCGGCCAGTCGCGCGAGGTGACGCTGGTCGATTACGCGGGCGACCGGATCGTGCACGGCTTTCGCGGCCGGATCGGGGGTGCGCTGTGA
- a CDS encoding GNAT family N-acetyltransferase, with translation MTPMIRGRYTARLARDQADLRDAQRLRWLAFVARTGQADDGHATEADALDPQCSHMLIRDAEGRLVCSFRFLPLENGSQIARSYSAQFYDLAALQDFDGPMVEMGRFCLHPDCRDPDVIRLAWAALTRFVHDSGTEMLFGCSSFLGCEPEPHAQAFAMLRERHLAPRRWWPRVKAPQVFRFARGARQAADPRQAMAAMPPLLRSYLALGGWVSDHAVVDPVLRTMHVFTGVEIRAIPPARRRLLSAMAEQPA, from the coding sequence ATGACGCCGATGATCCGGGGCCGGTACACCGCCCGGCTGGCACGGGACCAGGCCGATCTGCGGGATGCGCAGCGCCTGCGCTGGCTGGCCTTCGTCGCCCGGACCGGCCAGGCCGATGACGGCCACGCGACTGAGGCCGACGCGCTGGACCCGCAATGCAGCCATATGCTGATTCGCGACGCCGAGGGCCGGCTGGTCTGCAGCTTCCGCTTCCTGCCTTTGGAGAACGGATCCCAGATCGCGCGCAGCTATTCCGCGCAGTTCTACGACCTGGCCGCCCTGCAGGATTTCGACGGGCCGATGGTCGAGATGGGGCGCTTCTGCCTGCATCCCGACTGCCGCGATCCCGACGTGATCCGGCTGGCCTGGGCGGCGCTGACGCGATTTGTCCATGACAGCGGGACCGAGATGCTGTTCGGCTGCTCCAGCTTTCTGGGATGCGAGCCCGAACCCCATGCCCAGGCCTTCGCCATGCTGCGCGAACGCCACCTGGCGCCGCGCCGCTGGTGGCCGCGGGTCAAGGCGCCGCAGGTCTTCCGCTTTGCCCGCGGCGCCCGGCAGGCGGCCGATCCGCGCCAGGCCATGGCCGCCATGCCGCCCCTGCTGCGCAGCTACCTGGCCTTGGGGGGTTGGGTCAGCGACCATGCGGTGGTCGATCCGGTGCTGCGGACCATGCATGTCTTCACCGGGGTCGAGATCCGCGCCATCCCCCCCGCCCGCCGCCGCCTGCTGAGCGCCATGGCTGAACAGCCCGCCTGA